In Zea mays cultivar B73 chromosome 7, Zm-B73-REFERENCE-NAM-5.0, whole genome shotgun sequence, the following proteins share a genomic window:
- the LOC103632336 gene encoding uncharacterized protein isoform X1: protein MASKPPVPSLPWREAPTPISLPAPSLLGVSSAPQPSHGGRRAPSPSQRPPCSSSPQHSPLPIHGCSSPSSFPQSSGSSFLGRRPEIPAELAPFFFLFPPWPKDSPAVSSATMACSPGSELLPCFAVGRPCHYLAPSSRSELHRQPAQQAARCSSSHEILSVSPASTRSAQRCRSTAAAPCCAVDLRGSTVSASRFAESAQRRRATVGTRALVDVTPCASLVGKEPKLMACIRGTSRPGQRDDDRAVMW from the exons ATGGCGTCCAAGCCCCCTGTGCCCTCTCTCCCATGGCGTGAGGCCCCTACTCCTATCTCTCTACCAGCGCCCTCCCTGCTGGGCGTGTCCTCTGCTCCACAACCCAGCCATGGTGGTCGCCGAGCTCCCTCTCCCAGCCAGCGCCCTCCCTGTTCCTCTTCCCCGCAGCACAGTCCGCTCCCTATCCATGGATGCAGCAGCCCATCCTCCTTCCCCCAAAGCAGCGGCAGCAGCTTCCTTGGACGGCGCCCAGAAATTCCAGCAGAGCTCGCCCCATTTTTTTTTCTCTTTCCTCCCTGGCCGAAAGATTCCCCTGCTGTTAGCTCGGCAACCATGGCGTGCAGCCCCGGCAGCGAGCTCCTCCCTTGCTTTGCTGTCGGACGTCCCTGCCACTACCTCGCTCCCTCGTCGCGCAGCGAACTCCATCGCCAACCTGCGCAGCAAGCTGCgcgctgcagcagcagccatgagaTCCTGTCCGTGTCGCCGGCGTCGACCCGATCTGCGCAGCGGTGCCGGTCCACCGCAGCAGCCCCATGTTGCGCCGTTGATCTGCGCGGTTCGACTGTCTCCGCGTCTCGCTTTGCCGAATCTGCGCAGCGCCGACGTGCCACCGTGGGAACCCGTG CCCTTGTCGACGTCACACCTTGCGCATCGCTCGTCGGCAAAGAGCCCAAACTAATGGCATGCATACGCGGCACGAGTCGGCCAG gacagagagatgatgatcgtgcagtgATGTGGtga
- the LOC103632336 gene encoding uncharacterized protein isoform X2 → MASKPPVPSLPWREAPTPISLPAPSLLGVSSAPQPSHGGRRAPSPSQRPPCSSSPQHSPLPIHGCSSPSSFPQSSGSSFLGRRPEIPAELAPFFFLFPPWPKDSPAVSSATMACSPGSELLPCFAVGRPCHYLAPSSRSELHRQPAQQAARCSSSHEILSVSPASTRSAQRCRSTAAAPCCAVDLRGSTVSASRFAESAQRRRATVGTRALVDVTPCASLVGKEPKLMACIRGTSRPER, encoded by the exons ATGGCGTCCAAGCCCCCTGTGCCCTCTCTCCCATGGCGTGAGGCCCCTACTCCTATCTCTCTACCAGCGCCCTCCCTGCTGGGCGTGTCCTCTGCTCCACAACCCAGCCATGGTGGTCGCCGAGCTCCCTCTCCCAGCCAGCGCCCTCCCTGTTCCTCTTCCCCGCAGCACAGTCCGCTCCCTATCCATGGATGCAGCAGCCCATCCTCCTTCCCCCAAAGCAGCGGCAGCAGCTTCCTTGGACGGCGCCCAGAAATTCCAGCAGAGCTCGCCCCATTTTTTTTTCTCTTTCCTCCCTGGCCGAAAGATTCCCCTGCTGTTAGCTCGGCAACCATGGCGTGCAGCCCCGGCAGCGAGCTCCTCCCTTGCTTTGCTGTCGGACGTCCCTGCCACTACCTCGCTCCCTCGTCGCGCAGCGAACTCCATCGCCAACCTGCGCAGCAAGCTGCgcgctgcagcagcagccatgagaTCCTGTCCGTGTCGCCGGCGTCGACCCGATCTGCGCAGCGGTGCCGGTCCACCGCAGCAGCCCCATGTTGCGCCGTTGATCTGCGCGGTTCGACTGTCTCCGCGTCTCGCTTTGCCGAATCTGCGCAGCGCCGACGTGCCACCGTGGGAACCCGTG CCCTTGTCGACGTCACACCTTGCGCATCGCTCGTCGGCAAAGAGCCCAAACTAATGGCATGCATACGCGGCACGAGTCGGCCAG agagatga
- the LOC103633863 gene encoding uncharacterized protein isoform X1: MASKPPVPSLPWREAPTPISLPAPSLLGVSSAPQPSHGGRRAPSPSQRPPCSSSPQHSPLPIHGCSSPSSFPQSSGSSFLGRRPEIPAELAPFFFLFPPWPKDSPAVSSATMACSPGSELLPCFAVGRPCHYLAPSSRSELHRQPAQQAARSSSSHEILSVSPASTRSAQRCRSTAAAPCCAVDLRGSTVSASRFAESAQRRRATVGTRALVDVTPCASLVGKEPKLMACIRGTSRPGQRDDDRAVMW; the protein is encoded by the exons ATGGCGTCCAAGCCCCCTGTGCCCTCTCTCCCATGGCGTGAGGCCCCTACTCCTATCTCTCTACCAGCGCCCTCCCTGCTGGGCGTGTCCTCTGCTCCACAACCCAGCCATGGTGGTCGCCGAGCTCCCTCTCCCAGCCAGCGCCCTCCCTGTTCCTCTTCCCCGCAGCACAGTCCGCTCCCTATCCATGGATGCAGCAGCCCATCCTCCTTCCCCCAAAGCAGCGGCAGCAGCTTCCTTGGACGGCGCCCAGAAATTCCAGCAGAGCTCGCCCCATTTTTTTTTCTCTTTCCTCCCTGGCCGAAAGATTCCCCTGCTGTTAGCTCGGCAACCATGGCGTGCAGCCCCGGCAGCGAGCTCCTCCCTTGCTTTGCTGTCGGACGTCCCTGCCACTACCTCGCTCCCTCGTCGCGCAGCGAACTCCATCGCCAACCTGCGCAGCAAGCTgcgcgcagcagcagcagccatgagATCCTGTCCGTGTCGCCAGCGTCGACCCGATCTGCGCAGCGGTGCCGGTCCACCGCAGCAGCCCCATGTTGCGCCGTTGATCTGCGCGGTTCGACTGTCTCCGCGTCTCGCTTTGCCGAATCTGCGCAGCGCCGACGTGCCACCGTGGGAACCCGTG CCCTTGTCGACGTCACACCTTGCGCATCGCTCGTCGGCAAAGAGCCCAAACTAATGGCATGCATACGCGGCACGAGTCGGCCAG gacagagagatgatgatcgtgcagtgATGTGGtga
- the LOC103633863 gene encoding COPII coat assembly protein SEC16-like isoform X2 yields MASKPPVPSLPWREAPTPISLPAPSLLGVSSAPQPSHGGRRAPSPSQRPPCSSSPQHSPLPIHGCSSPSSFPQSSGSSFLGRRPEIPAELAPFFFLFPPWPKDSPAVSSATMACSPGSELLPCFAVGRPCHYLAPSSRSELHRQPAQQAARSSSSHEILSVSPASTRSAQRCRSTAAAPCCAVDLRGSTVSASRFAESAQRRRATVGTRALVDVTPCASLVGKEPKLMACIRGTSRPER; encoded by the exons ATGGCGTCCAAGCCCCCTGTGCCCTCTCTCCCATGGCGTGAGGCCCCTACTCCTATCTCTCTACCAGCGCCCTCCCTGCTGGGCGTGTCCTCTGCTCCACAACCCAGCCATGGTGGTCGCCGAGCTCCCTCTCCCAGCCAGCGCCCTCCCTGTTCCTCTTCCCCGCAGCACAGTCCGCTCCCTATCCATGGATGCAGCAGCCCATCCTCCTTCCCCCAAAGCAGCGGCAGCAGCTTCCTTGGACGGCGCCCAGAAATTCCAGCAGAGCTCGCCCCATTTTTTTTTCTCTTTCCTCCCTGGCCGAAAGATTCCCCTGCTGTTAGCTCGGCAACCATGGCGTGCAGCCCCGGCAGCGAGCTCCTCCCTTGCTTTGCTGTCGGACGTCCCTGCCACTACCTCGCTCCCTCGTCGCGCAGCGAACTCCATCGCCAACCTGCGCAGCAAGCTgcgcgcagcagcagcagccatgagATCCTGTCCGTGTCGCCAGCGTCGACCCGATCTGCGCAGCGGTGCCGGTCCACCGCAGCAGCCCCATGTTGCGCCGTTGATCTGCGCGGTTCGACTGTCTCCGCGTCTCGCTTTGCCGAATCTGCGCAGCGCCGACGTGCCACCGTGGGAACCCGTG CCCTTGTCGACGTCACACCTTGCGCATCGCTCGTCGGCAAAGAGCCCAAACTAATGGCATGCATACGCGGCACGAGTCGGCCAG agagatga